CCGAATTCTAATGTCATTTTTCCTCTTTATTATGATTGTGTGCTCTTAATAGTTATCAAACATTCTCTCAAGTCAGCAGCTATTTCACCGCCTCTTTGATAGCGCACATCCGGGTTTTTTTCAAGCATTTTATCTATAACCTTCACGATACAATCCGGTAGATTGGGGTCCTTTTCTTTTGGGTTCGGATGCTTTTCATTAGCTATCTGGAAAAGCAAAGCCGCGATGCTGTCACCTTCAAAAGGTTTTGAACCGGTCAAGAGTTCATATAGTACAACCCCTAAAGAAAACAGGTCGCTTCTTCCGTCAACCTTTTTGCCTGCCAATTGTTCGGGAGACATATAACTCGGGGTCCCTAGGACCGTGCCTGTCTGGGTTTTAGATGAAGATGTTATTCTTGCTATCCCGAAATCAGCTATCCTTATGGTCCCGTCTTTTAAAAGCATTATATTGCCCGGCTTAATATCTCTGTGAATTATTCCCTGCTGGTGCGCATAATCCAGGGCGTCAGCACATTTTATTACGTAATCTATCACGGTCTGCCTGGGTAAAAGAGTGTTTTTTTCCGTATATTTTTTAAGGTCAACTCCGTCAAGAAGTTCCATTGCGATATAGGAAATCTCGTTGTCTTCGCCCGCATCAAAGATCTTAATAATATTAGGATGGTTCAGGTTTCCTGCCGACTCTGCTTCACGGAAAAATCTTTCTTTTACGGATTTCATCGCTCCTTCTTCGACATCCTCTTCAAAATGCAGTGTTTTTATAGCCACAAGCCTGTTTATCTTTGGGTCTTTGCCGAGATATACGATTCCCATAGCTCCTTTGCCAAGCTCTTTGACTATTTCATATCTTCCAAGCGTAGGGGTTGCATTTGCCGCACCTTCCATTATAACTGTGCCTTCACTGCTGGATTTTTTGCCGCCTACGCTTCCAAATACCGCGCCGTCTGCTGCGGCCTTAAGCTGTTTTATACGTTCATTTATCCCTTTATAATTTTGGTCTACAGTCATTATATGCTCATAAACTGAAGCAGCTTTGTTAAATTGGCGTTTCCGTTCAAAATCAAGAGCCAGGTTGTACAAAAGTTCTTTCATCTGCTCATCCATCGGGCATTTTCTGAATTTCTCAAAAGCCATATCGAGCATCCCCTGCCCCTGGAACGAAAGCCCAAGCATTTTGTTTGTTTCAATTGCACTGGCCTCTACAAGCTCTTTTTTCTTCTCTGTGATAAAAAATCGTTTGGATGTTATTACGATATAGCCGAAGACAAGCAGGAACGTCGGGTAAAAGACTTTGACCCAGTAACCGTATGCGACAAAATAATAGGTCCCTGCGCCTATTAAGCCAAAAAATAATATCAATGAAACAAGAGCACCAAATAATGCTTTTAAACGCGACAATAAAATAGATATGAACAAGCCTATTATTATGATACTTGCAAGCTCAGCTTTTTTTGCCCAATTCGGGCGAATTATAAAATTTTGATGCAGTATATCCTGTATGGAATTAGCTGTTAACTCAATACCCGGGAAGTTGTGGCCGAGAGGCGTAACATTCAAGTCGGCGATACCTGTAGCCATATGCCCTATAAGAACGATTTTGTTCTTAAGAGATTTCGGGTCAACCTTTTCGTTTATAATATCGTAAAAAGAA
Above is a window of Candidatus Liberimonas magnetica DNA encoding:
- a CDS encoding serine/threonine-protein kinase, producing the protein MKKIILSDITVGLILSILVLISFFFQIGFFESIELKTYDFRSKLRQPSQPINEIAIVAIDDDSIAKIGRWPWPRTLIAKAIETISKDEAKVIGLNILFTEPERNQGLLEIKNLKDILSKSIDEVSLPILSNKTLKKTAPAFQELKDRTIKELSDAEIRLDNDSKLSDTLKANKNVILPMFFSIGPSLGGEEQVLSSSTIKQVENPGDAGKYRLSEGNKPVIPLKIFTEQSSGIGHVNTIPDVDGVVRAEIPVIQFQSEYYPSFAVQIVRQFLNIPIELIKIKLGDSITIGKAVIPIDTEGRMLISYYGPAGTFPYFSFYDIINEKVDPKSLKNKIVLIGHMATGIADLNVTPLGHNFPGIELTANSIQDILHQNFIIRPNWAKKAELASIIIIGLFISILLSRLKALFGALVSLILFFGLIGAGTYYFVAYGYWVKVFYPTFLLVFGYIVITSKRFFITEKKKELVEASAIETNKMLGLSFQGQGMLDMAFEKFRKCPMDEQMKELLYNLALDFERKRQFNKAASVYEHIMTVDQNYKGINERIKQLKAAADGAVFGSVGGKKSSSEGTVIMEGAANATPTLGRYEIVKELGKGAMGIVYLGKDPKINRLVAIKTLHFEEDVEEGAMKSVKERFFREAESAGNLNHPNIIKIFDAGEDNEISYIAMELLDGVDLKKYTEKNTLLPRQTVIDYVIKCADALDYAHQQGIIHRDIKPGNIMLLKDGTIRIADFGIARITSSSKTQTGTVLGTPSYMSPEQLAGKKVDGRSDLFSLGVVLYELLTGSKPFEGDSIAALLFQIANEKHPNPKEKDPNLPDCIVKVIDKMLEKNPDVRYQRGGEIAADLRECLITIKSTQS